From the Candidatus Krumholzibacteriota bacterium genome, one window contains:
- a CDS encoding sigma-54 dependent transcriptional regulator, whose protein sequence is MAGERVLIVDDENSMCKYLSIMLNKEGYNVKTVNSGKRAISEIKNTEYDAVMTDIKMKGIDGIEVLSAVKSHEPNLPVIIMTAYASQKTAIDALNKGAFHYMVKRAAKNDEIKMIVHNAVEARRTSNENAYINKNQRKKDSYKNIIGESEPMQKVFQRVKKVAATDSTILIRGRSGTGKELVAKSIHHESNRSDKPFVSINCGALPENLLESELFGHVKGSFTGAIRDKDGLFKVACGGTFFLDEVGETSPAIQVKLLRVLQEREIVPVGGTSPIKVNVRLIAATNADLEEEVRAGNFRPDLYYRLNVIPIKIPLLKNRPSDIPLLVEHFLKTASEKLKRKKTISDKALELMVNYDWPGNVRELENIIERAIVLQEGDKIKPHDLPDKISFHSRSKRKLSLDREKITLEELEKEYVISVLDETGWQKKKASEILGINASTLYRKIQRYGLSREGQKVGSE, encoded by the coding sequence ATGGCTGGCGAGAGAGTATTAATAGTTGATGATGAAAACAGTATGTGTAAATACCTTTCAATAATGCTTAATAAGGAAGGGTATAACGTCAAAACGGTCAACAGCGGTAAGCGGGCTATATCGGAGATAAAGAATACGGAATATGACGCCGTTATGACCGATATAAAAATGAAGGGGATTGACGGTATTGAAGTTCTCTCAGCTGTGAAAAGCCACGAACCGAACCTTCCCGTCATAATTATGACCGCCTACGCTTCACAGAAAACAGCGATTGACGCTCTTAATAAAGGCGCTTTTCACTATATGGTTAAAAGGGCGGCAAAGAATGATGAAATAAAGATGATAGTTCATAACGCGGTTGAGGCGCGTAGAACCAGTAATGAAAATGCCTATATAAATAAGAATCAGAGGAAAAAGGATAGTTATAAGAATATTATAGGTGAGAGCGAACCGATGCAGAAGGTTTTTCAGAGGGTGAAAAAGGTTGCCGCCACCGACAGTACTATTCTTATAAGAGGAAGAAGCGGAACAGGCAAGGAACTTGTCGCGAAATCAATACATCATGAAAGTAACAGGTCTGATAAACCCTTTGTTTCCATTAACTGCGGAGCCCTGCCGGAGAATCTCCTTGAAAGTGAGCTTTTCGGACATGTTAAGGGGAGCTTTACCGGAGCTATCAGAGATAAGGATGGATTATTCAAGGTGGCTTGCGGGGGGACATTTTTTCTAGATGAAGTCGGGGAAACATCACCGGCGATTCAGGTTAAGTTGCTGAGGGTTCTTCAGGAAAGAGAAATAGTGCCGGTTGGCGGGACAAGTCCCATAAAAGTAAATGTGCGTTTAATCGCGGCAACCAATGCTGATCTGGAAGAAGAGGTGCGGGCGGGCAATTTCCGTCCGGATCTTTATTACCGCTTGAACGTTATACCTATAAAGATTCCTCTTCTTAAGAATCGGCCGAGCGACATACCTCTTCTTGTCGAACATTTTCTTAAGACGGCATCAGAAAAATTAAAAAGAAAAAAGACAATTTCAGACAAAGCGTTGGAACTGATGGTAAATTACGATTGGCCGGGGAACGTGCGTGAACTGGAAAATATAATTGAACGGGCAATTGTACTGCAGGAGGGTGATAAAATAAAACCGCATGATCTTCCGGACAAGATAAGTTTTCATTCGAGAAGTAAAAGAAAGCTGAGTTTAGACAGGGAGAAGATAACCTTAGAGGAGCTTGAAAAGGAGTATGTAATCTCAGTTCTCGATGAAACGGGATGGCAAAAGAAGAAGGCCAGTGAGATATTAGGGATTAACGCGTCAACGCTTTACCGGAAAATCCAGCGTTACGGACTAAGCCGTGAAGGACAGAAGGTGGGGTCAGAATAA
- a CDS encoding ATP-binding protein has product MNFIPRAYRDDEKIRNIVYIRIVVATLIVGAAIIALQFQSRELSAVALYSLLGVVYLGTGAVYIAYRNGVSFNKLIRLLIGIDLAVLTLIVHYSGGSGSIFSILYILPIFVGGLYFGVSGGFVTSLVAASAYIVYSLLEISGHVRSPEGALIFTRQNLFDSLLRGYIHMGVFVSTGLISGYFSKRVKRSGKELADREKEIKRIQLNNDSIVNNMSSGLVVIDLEGCIVSMNPAARRILEVEKNAAAEGKHFEEIIPGMTPLFKQLMLVMETGVQRNRGEITLSRSGGRILPIGINISLLKNEVGEKKGVVALFQDLTEVKRMRDKIRRSDRMAAVGELSAAIAHEIRAPLASICGSTEMLKDELDLTGENGELMDLIIRESDRLDGMITDFLEYARLRKPEFDSIDIENCLKETILLLKHGSYIRGGANITFESDVEGVRIYADDEQIRQVFLNLGLNACEAVRRDGNIYIRVRLVEDMLKEGSDKTKYAEIEFTNDGPRIPEDVLEHIFEPFFTTKDGGTGLGLATAGRIVESHSGSISAENSEEGVTFKIMIPVEDNRNRIGIDEVKYELTSINCGRF; this is encoded by the coding sequence ATGAATTTCATACCGCGTGCTTACCGGGATGATGAAAAGATAAGAAACATTGTCTATATCAGGATTGTTGTGGCGACACTGATAGTAGGAGCGGCTATTATTGCCCTGCAGTTTCAAAGCAGAGAATTGTCAGCCGTCGCCCTTTACAGTCTTCTCGGTGTAGTATATCTCGGGACGGGAGCAGTTTATATTGCCTACAGAAACGGAGTTTCGTTCAACAAACTGATTCGTCTTCTGATAGGTATTGACCTTGCTGTTCTGACACTTATAGTTCACTACAGCGGCGGTTCGGGCTCGATCTTTTCAATACTCTATATACTTCCAATTTTTGTCGGCGGGTTGTATTTTGGCGTCTCGGGAGGATTTGTTACTTCACTCGTAGCGGCCTCGGCTTATATTGTCTACAGTCTTCTCGAGATCAGCGGCCATGTAAGGTCTCCGGAGGGAGCCCTCATTTTCACGCGGCAGAATCTTTTTGATTCATTACTTAGAGGATACATACATATGGGAGTATTCGTTTCAACGGGGCTGATAAGCGGATATTTCTCTAAAAGAGTAAAAAGAAGCGGTAAGGAACTGGCCGACAGGGAAAAAGAGATAAAGAGAATACAGCTGAATAATGATTCTATTGTAAATAACATGAGCAGCGGTTTGGTTGTAATAGACTTGGAAGGCTGTATTGTTTCGATGAACCCCGCTGCCAGGAGAATCCTGGAAGTTGAGAAAAACGCAGCCGCGGAAGGGAAACATTTTGAAGAGATTATTCCGGGTATGACTCCCCTATTCAAGCAGTTGATGCTTGTTATGGAGACGGGAGTTCAGCGAAACAGGGGTGAAATAACACTCTCGAGGAGTGGCGGGAGAATATTGCCTATAGGTATAAATATTTCACTTTTGAAAAATGAAGTAGGGGAAAAGAAGGGTGTTGTAGCCCTGTTTCAGGATTTAACCGAAGTAAAAAGGATGAGGGATAAAATAAGAAGATCAGACAGAATGGCTGCTGTCGGAGAGCTTTCAGCGGCAATCGCGCATGAAATTCGAGCGCCTCTCGCGTCTATATGCGGGTCGACTGAAATGCTCAAGGATGAACTCGATCTTACTGGAGAGAACGGTGAACTTATGGATCTGATTATTCGCGAGTCAGACAGGCTCGATGGAATGATTACCGATTTCCTTGAATACGCGAGACTTCGAAAACCGGAATTTGACTCTATAGATATAGAGAATTGCCTGAAAGAAACGATTCTTCTTTTAAAGCACGGTTCCTATATCCGCGGAGGAGCTAATATCACCTTTGAAAGCGATGTTGAAGGGGTAAGAATTTATGCCGATGACGAACAAATCAGGCAGGTTTTTCTCAATTTGGGACTTAACGCCTGTGAAGCTGTTCGAAGAGACGGGAACATCTATATCAGAGTCAGATTGGTTGAAGATATGCTCAAGGAAGGTAGCGATAAAACTAAGTACGCGGAAATAGAATTTACAAATGACGGGCCGCGAATACCGGAAGATGTTCTGGAACATATCTTTGAACCTTTCTTTACAACGAAGGACGGCGGCACGGGGTTAGGCCTTGCTACTGCCGGAAGGATTGTCGAAAGTCATTCAGGATCTATAAGTGCTGAAAATTCGGAAGAAGGAGTAACGTTTAAGATCATGATTCCTGTAGAGGATAATAGAAACAGGATAGGCATCGATGAGGTTAAATATGAACTTACTAGTATAAATTGCGGGAGGTTTTGA
- a CDS encoding type II secretion system F family protein — protein MATTFVWKGRTPAGEDVSGEYEADNKIELASHLRKKKIILTQVRQKPKDLNINFGFKQKIGIKDLGIFTRQFATMINAGLPLVQCLDILSSQIEKDNFREIVTEVMEDVESGSTLSEALSKHKCFSELFVNMVDAGESGGILDLILNRLALFLEKQDSLRRKIKGALTYPTIVLFVAGGATIFMLMFIIPTFAKMFIDFGGDLPLPTQIVMGLSNFLRVNWYLLLGAGIGIYFGIKKYNSTDNGKRRIDRFLLNLPILGTVIRKGAVAMFTRTLGTLTASGVPIIDGLNITAKTAGNKVIEDAVVKTRESIREGNTIAEPLKQSGVFPPMVVQMISVGEQTGALDEMLEKIADFYDEEVDGAVDALTSAIEPIMIVVMGVIVGGMLISMYLPMFKLISVVSGG, from the coding sequence ATGGCTACCACTTTTGTATGGAAGGGAAGGACACCCGCCGGCGAGGACGTTTCCGGAGAGTATGAAGCTGACAACAAGATCGAGCTTGCCAGTCATCTTCGGAAGAAGAAGATTATTCTTACCCAGGTTCGGCAGAAACCCAAAGATCTGAATATTAATTTCGGGTTTAAGCAGAAGATCGGAATTAAAGACCTCGGAATTTTTACGCGTCAGTTCGCGACCATGATTAATGCCGGACTGCCCCTCGTTCAATGCCTGGATATTCTGTCCAGCCAGATCGAAAAGGATAATTTCAGAGAAATTGTAACAGAAGTTATGGAAGATGTTGAATCAGGTTCCACGTTATCCGAGGCTCTGTCAAAACATAAATGTTTCAGTGAGCTGTTTGTGAATATGGTGGATGCCGGTGAATCGGGTGGAATCCTTGATCTTATTCTTAATAGATTAGCCCTTTTCCTTGAAAAACAGGATTCCCTGAGGCGTAAAATAAAAGGAGCTTTGACATATCCGACAATAGTTTTGTTTGTCGCGGGCGGTGCCACAATCTTTATGCTTATGTTTATTATTCCTACTTTTGCCAAGATGTTCATTGATTTTGGAGGTGATCTGCCTCTGCCGACACAAATTGTAATGGGGCTGAGCAATTTTCTCAGAGTTAATTGGTATCTGCTTCTGGGAGCGGGAATTGGAATATATTTTGGTATCAAAAAATATAACAGCACAGATAATGGTAAAAGGAGAATTGACCGGTTTCTGCTGAATTTACCCATTCTCGGGACAGTGATAAGAAAGGGCGCGGTCGCAATGTTTACCAGGACTCTCGGCACTCTCACTGCCAGCGGTGTACCCATTATTGACGGACTTAATATAACCGCTAAGACAGCCGGAAACAAGGTGATAGAAGATGCGGTTGTCAAGACGAGAGAAAGCATCAGAGAGGGGAATACTATCGCTGAACCGCTTAAACAGAGTGGAGTTTTTCCGCCCATGGTGGTTCAAATGATTAGTGTTGGTGAACAGACGGGTGCTCTCGACGAAATGCTAGAGAAGATAGCCGATTTTTACGATGAAGAAGTAGACGGTGCCGTAGATGCTCTTACCTCCGCTATAGAACCTATTATGATTGTTGTAATGGGAGTTATTGTCGGAGGAATGCTGATATCGATGTATCTGCCTATGTTTAAATTGATTTCTGTTGTTTCCGGAGGTTAA
- a CDS encoding type IV pilus twitching motility protein PilT yields MLNIRTLLQEMIEKNASDLHITAGAPPVLRIDGKIEPTAYDAVTPDVSKQIAYSVLTEDQQKRYENDKELDFSFGIQGLSRFRANVYQQRGVTSIAIRKIPYEILDFKTLGLPPVVKDFAESRKGLILVTGPTGSGKSTSLASIIDKINSERSEHVITIEDPIEYIHRHKKCIVNQREVKADTESFAIALKYVLRQDPDVILIGEMRDRETMQAALTIAETGHLAFATLHTNSTFESINRIIDNFPPTQQSQVRAQLAFVLKGVVTQQLIPHISGKGRVLVAEVMVCTPAISATIRDDKVHQIYGLMQAGQKYGMQTMNQALYRAVVKREIARNEAIRRSPDTIELKQMFGEKNTSKNYQLRK; encoded by the coding sequence ATGTTGAATATCAGGACACTGCTTCAGGAGATGATCGAAAAGAATGCAAGCGACCTGCACATTACGGCCGGCGCTCCGCCCGTTCTTAGAATAGACGGCAAGATTGAACCGACTGCGTATGATGCTGTTACTCCGGATGTGTCTAAACAAATCGCGTACAGTGTCTTGACCGAAGATCAGCAGAAGAGATATGAAAATGACAAGGAACTGGATTTTTCATTTGGGATTCAGGGGCTTTCACGGTTTAGAGCGAATGTGTACCAGCAGCGGGGAGTTACAAGTATTGCCATCAGGAAAATTCCATATGAAATACTTGATTTTAAAACTCTGGGTCTTCCACCCGTCGTAAAAGATTTTGCTGAATCGAGGAAAGGATTAATTCTGGTAACAGGTCCGACGGGCAGTGGAAAATCAACATCCCTAGCGAGTATAATTGATAAGATAAACAGTGAACGCTCGGAGCATGTAATTACAATAGAAGATCCGATTGAGTATATACACAGACATAAAAAATGTATAGTTAATCAGAGGGAAGTAAAAGCGGATACTGAGAGTTTTGCTATAGCGCTTAAGTATGTACTCCGTCAGGACCCGGATGTAATACTCATAGGAGAGATGAGAGACCGGGAAACGATGCAGGCCGCTTTAACAATAGCTGAAACAGGGCATCTGGCTTTCGCGACCCTTCATACAAACTCCACCTTTGAGTCTATTAATAGAATAATTGATAATTTTCCTCCGACTCAGCAGTCGCAGGTCAGAGCTCAGTTGGCTTTTGTTTTGAAAGGTGTTGTCACGCAGCAGCTTATTCCCCATATATCCGGAAAGGGAAGAGTACTTGTGGCTGAAGTTATGGTTTGCACTCCGGCAATAAGCGCGACAATCAGAGATGACAAGGTTCATCAGATATACGGGCTCATGCAGGCGGGACAGAAATATGGAATGCAGACTATGAATCAGGCGCTTTACAGAGCTGTTGTTAAGCGGGAAATAGCCAGAAATGAAGCGATTAGAAGGAGTCCTGATACAATAGAACTCAAACAGATGTTTGGAGAAAAGAATACAAGTAAAAACTATCAACTAAGAAAGTAA
- the pilB gene encoding type IV-A pilus assembly ATPase PilB: protein MSYLKDNIAEQLLETDLITEDQLGLAAKEQNKSGGSIGYNLVKIGALSEEMLSEFLSQLYQVEAIALEDIEADEQAVELIPAEVATKFQVVPVRRDGRTLTVAMSNPDNIFAIDDIKFITGLEVRPVVATESSIKKTIDRFYDSADSLVEVMRDMEEDFEIVEEEEEEDLGLADAQNANAPVVKLVNSLITDAVNRNVSDIHIEPFEKKVRVRFRIDGVLHEVMSPPYRMKNAITSRLKIMAELDIAEKRIPQDGRIKIRIASKQIDLRVSTLPTIFGEKVVMRILDKSNLELDLTKLGFNPGLYKKFTKAIKSPYGMVLVTGPTGSGKTTTLYSALSTINEPHHNIMTAENPVEYNLEGINQVNVHPEIGLTFASALRAFLRQDPNIVMVGEIRDHDTGSIAVKAALTGHLVLSTLHTNDAPSTINRMIDMGIEPFLVASSTNLILAQRLVRRLCKECKKETQMHPEMAKELGLKKEESNFEIYQPVGCPRCNNTGYKGRSGLYEVMLVSARIKEMILDRSSNAEIKTQAIKEGMLTLRRDGVDKIKSGITSVEEVLKETSDD, encoded by the coding sequence ATGAGCTATTTGAAAGATAATATTGCAGAACAACTGCTGGAGACCGATCTTATAACTGAGGATCAACTTGGGCTGGCAGCTAAAGAACAGAATAAATCCGGCGGCAGTATAGGGTATAACCTGGTAAAAATAGGCGCCCTGTCTGAAGAAATGCTCTCAGAATTTCTTTCACAGCTTTATCAGGTAGAGGCAATTGCTCTGGAAGATATCGAGGCGGATGAACAGGCTGTGGAATTGATACCTGCCGAGGTTGCCACTAAATTTCAGGTTGTACCCGTAAGGCGTGATGGAAGAACATTAACAGTCGCGATGTCCAACCCTGATAATATTTTCGCGATAGATGATATTAAATTTATTACCGGACTTGAAGTTCGTCCCGTGGTAGCAACAGAGAGTTCAATAAAAAAGACTATAGACCGCTTCTATGATTCAGCTGATTCGCTCGTTGAAGTGATGCGCGACATGGAAGAAGATTTTGAAATTGTCGAAGAAGAAGAAGAAGAAGATCTGGGGCTGGCCGACGCGCAGAATGCTAATGCTCCGGTTGTTAAATTGGTCAATTCCCTTATTACAGACGCGGTTAACAGGAATGTCAGTGATATCCATATAGAGCCTTTTGAAAAGAAAGTAAGGGTCAGATTCCGAATTGACGGTGTTCTTCATGAAGTGATGTCCCCGCCTTACAGAATGAAGAATGCTATCACATCCAGGCTGAAGATCATGGCGGAACTCGATATAGCGGAGAAAAGAATACCTCAGGACGGCCGTATAAAAATTCGTATCGCGTCTAAACAAATAGATCTGCGCGTTAGTACACTTCCGACAATATTCGGGGAAAAAGTTGTAATGAGGATTCTTGATAAGAGTAACCTTGAACTTGATTTAACTAAACTCGGATTTAATCCCGGATTGTATAAGAAATTCACTAAAGCGATAAAATCACCGTACGGAATGGTTCTGGTTACCGGTCCGACAGGAAGCGGTAAGACAACTACTCTTTATTCCGCTCTCAGCACAATAAATGAACCGCATCATAATATTATGACCGCCGAAAATCCGGTTGAATACAACCTCGAGGGTATAAACCAGGTCAATGTTCATCCGGAGATAGGACTTACTTTCGCCTCAGCTCTGAGGGCTTTTCTGCGTCAGGATCCCAATATTGTGATGGTTGGTGAGATAAGAGATCATGATACAGGTTCAATAGCGGTAAAAGCTGCTCTTACCGGACACCTTGTGCTGAGTACCTTACATACAAACGACGCTCCGAGCACTATAAACAGAATGATAGACATGGGGATTGAACCCTTTCTTGTTGCCAGTTCTACGAATCTTATATTGGCTCAAAGGCTTGTACGCCGTTTATGCAAGGAATGCAAGAAAGAAACACAAATGCATCCGGAGATGGCCAAAGAACTCGGGTTGAAAAAAGAGGAATCGAATTTTGAGATCTATCAGCCGGTTGGATGTCCCAGATGCAACAATACCGGCTACAAAGGAAGATCAGGATTATATGAAGTGATGCTTGTGTCGGCAAGAATAAAAGAAATGATTTTAGACAGATCTTCAAACGCCGAGATTAAAACCCAAGCTATCAAGGAAGGTATGCTTACTTTGAGAAGAGACGGCGTAGACAAAATTAAAAGCGGTATTACTTCCGTTGAAGAAGTTTTGAAGGAAACAAGTGATGATTAA
- a CDS encoding Plug domain-containing protein, whose amino-acid sequence MMLAGQINKYFVFIPAILSVMSFPCISSAGELPDGSVVSDSLSLPGEVFVLTAEDLRDYNINTFDDILEIIPGVSYWREGPPGSSTGFSIGGRGNRGVNLLVNGIPLTDIYESEALVKFVDLSRVKRVEIIYSGSPALTGHISNSGAINVVIERGGRETPFSQANFTYGANNRRARRIWFSTPKSYINGTIIYNGYLQDSYKPLQDYPDRYVGKDHAKSVSMEVSLGRDPGNRGFVHFTRFEDVYEGTACSSRENIRTRGFDSQLHYRYHDFKMSVSNFGFEKKRFEAKLSGLRSSVSLGLEKELGRSRLKSFFSGRRDIYENRFEGKNVDPEVENYQGGFVLFSPFKKKFALRAGVYGGGHSEAGNYLGGEFGITHKGGERSYETLIISRKLVLPSSAMLFHPEPDTILDCYDLNYIANRELQPEIAHEISAGKRFSSGISLNLFLRHEDRCVRSAGGSDKLYNSSETQEVSGVKAQYGTSGKYRRARYGYNISGEYFISSNDYRYGIPQYRVNGNFYLKIPVFKDSETLTLRFNTIETGRRNWGSVDLEPAAVQNFSASITLMSALIKVQVKNIMNFSYQTVPGYYMSERHFRIGIIWDLVN is encoded by the coding sequence ATGATGCTTGCAGGGCAAATCAATAAATATTTTGTTTTTATACCGGCGATTCTCTCAGTTATGAGTTTTCCCTGTATATCTTCAGCCGGTGAGCTTCCGGATGGTTCCGTTGTATCGGATTCGCTTTCTCTTCCGGGTGAAGTTTTTGTTCTCACAGCCGAAGACTTACGGGATTATAATATCAACACATTTGATGACATACTTGAAATAATTCCCGGTGTATCTTACTGGCGTGAAGGTCCGCCCGGTTCTTCAACAGGTTTTTCAATCGGAGGAAGGGGAAACAGAGGTGTTAATCTTCTGGTAAATGGTATTCCTCTGACTGATATATATGAATCCGAAGCCCTCGTTAAATTTGTCGACCTTTCACGCGTAAAGAGAGTTGAGATAATTTACAGCGGTTCTCCCGCTCTAACAGGGCATATTTCAAATAGCGGCGCGATCAATGTCGTTATAGAGAGAGGAGGAAGAGAAACACCATTCTCGCAGGCCAATTTTACATACGGAGCAAACAATCGCAGAGCAAGAAGGATATGGTTTTCTACACCGAAATCATATATAAACGGTACAATCATTTACAATGGATACCTGCAGGATTCCTATAAACCCCTTCAGGATTATCCGGACAGGTATGTGGGAAAAGATCACGCCAAATCGGTTTCAATGGAGGTATCACTTGGACGGGATCCGGGAAATAGAGGTTTTGTTCATTTTACAAGATTTGAGGATGTATATGAAGGAACGGCTTGTTCGAGTCGAGAAAATATAAGAACCAGAGGTTTTGATTCTCAGTTGCATTACAGATATCATGATTTTAAGATGTCAGTCAGCAATTTCGGTTTTGAAAAGAAACGTTTCGAGGCGAAACTTTCAGGTTTAAGGTCAAGCGTTTCCCTGGGGTTAGAAAAAGAATTGGGCCGGTCGAGATTAAAAAGTTTCTTTTCCGGGCGGCGTGATATATATGAAAACAGATTCGAGGGTAAGAATGTTGACCCTGAAGTAGAAAATTATCAAGGAGGTTTTGTTCTTTTCTCCCCTTTTAAGAAAAAATTTGCCTTGAGAGCGGGTGTTTACGGCGGAGGTCACAGTGAGGCCGGAAATTATTTGGGAGGAGAATTCGGTATAACACATAAGGGGGGAGAAAGATCATATGAAACTCTGATAATCTCAAGGAAGCTGGTGCTTCCTTCCTCCGCGATGCTTTTCCATCCCGAACCTGATACCATCTTAGATTGTTATGATTTAAATTATATTGCCAACAGAGAATTACAACCTGAAATAGCTCACGAAATATCAGCAGGAAAACGTTTCAGTTCGGGGATTTCACTGAACTTGTTTCTAAGACATGAAGACCGCTGCGTCAGGTCTGCCGGCGGAAGCGACAAATTATATAACTCTTCTGAAACACAGGAAGTTTCAGGCGTGAAGGCTCAATACGGCACCTCTGGAAAATACCGCAGGGCGCGCTATGGTTATAATATTTCGGGCGAGTATTTTATCAGTTCCAATGATTATAGATATGGAATACCCCAATACCGGGTTAACGGGAACTTCTATTTGAAAATACCCGTATTTAAAGATTCCGAGACACTTACCCTGCGTTTTAATACAATCGAGACTGGAAGAAGAAATTGGGGGTCAGTGGACCTCGAGCCTGCCGCTGTACAGAATTTTTCTGCTTCAATTACTCTCATGTCCGCTCTTATAAAGGTTCAGGTTAAGAATATAATGAACTTTAGTTATCAGACTGTTCCAGGCTATTACATGTCTGAAAGACATTTTAGAATCGGGATAATATGGGATCTGGTCAATTGA
- a CDS encoding PHP domain-containing protein: MKKSRFCCDLHTHSSYSDGELSPRQLVELAAGYGLDAVSVTDHDTINGQKEAMEAGSEMGIEVIPGIEFSARGNGGTIVHILGYCIDIHDTLIEEKLKWLRDKRRLRAEEILRKLSSKSGITLSFADLPAAAGADSIGRPHIAVALLEKGIVSSFQEAFERFLGYGSNAYVPKQVFSSDEVIELILNSGGVPVWAHPAFEIKKTKLLNEFIEKGLAGLEVWHPNHNLALENNILTIVEEMKLIPTGGSDFHSKIAMKVDVGGKGAPYESVELLKTAAAKGHFS, from the coding sequence ATGAAAAAAAGCAGGTTTTGTTGTGACCTTCACACCCATTCAAGTTACTCTGATGGTGAATTATCCCCTCGTCAGCTTGTTGAGCTTGCCGCGGGATACGGGCTGGACGCGGTATCGGTAACTGATCATGATACTATTAATGGTCAGAAAGAAGCGATGGAGGCTGGAAGTGAAATGGGAATTGAGGTTATACCGGGAATAGAATTCAGCGCGAGAGGTAACGGTGGCACGATCGTTCATATTCTGGGTTACTGCATTGATATACACGATACTTTAATTGAGGAGAAGTTGAAGTGGCTCAGGGATAAACGGCGCTTGAGGGCTGAAGAAATTCTGAGAAAACTCTCTTCTAAAAGTGGAATTACTTTGTCCTTTGCGGACCTGCCCGCGGCAGCGGGTGCCGATTCTATAGGCAGGCCCCATATTGCCGTGGCACTGCTTGAAAAGGGAATTGTTTCATCTTTTCAGGAAGCTTTTGAAAGATTTCTAGGCTACGGTTCTAACGCCTACGTTCCCAAGCAGGTATTCTCTTCAGATGAAGTTATTGAACTTATATTGAATTCAGGCGGGGTGCCGGTTTGGGCTCATCCGGCATTCGAAATCAAAAAAACAAAATTATTAAATGAATTTATTGAAAAAGGCCTTGCAGGGCTGGAGGTATGGCACCCGAATCATAATTTAGCTTTGGAGAATAATATTCTAACCATAGTGGAAGAAATGAAATTAATTCCCACAGGAGGATCGGACTTTCATTCTAAAATAGCAATGAAAGTTGATGTGGGAGGGAAAGGCGCTCCATACGAGTCTGTTGAGTTACTTAAAACGGCCGCTGCCAAAGGACATTTTTCTTGA